In Jaculus jaculus isolate mJacJac1 chromosome 2, mJacJac1.mat.Y.cur, whole genome shotgun sequence, the genomic window ttatttttagagCCCACCCTCTTCCTATGAAGCAGCAAAATGAAGGCACAATCTTAGTAGTCATCTGATGACATCTTTCCATTATTCCTGATGTTAAAAATTGACACAGCCGatttacaaaaaaataacatgaacatTATCATAATATCCTTAGAATCATGTAGTTTTCAGTGATTAGAATTTAGTTATGCTTGGAAAGGAGCAGAAAGGAAAAGGAACCGTGGCTGAGTGTAAGTGTCTTATAAAGACACCTACATACTATGCTGAGGATGACTAATTTTAAGGACTTGGGCCTAATACATTTTTCCTCAGAGGAAGCAATTTTGTTTCTAAAGCGCATTAACTTCTGACATTTCGattcctgatttcagtggctgcACACTGTGCACTTCGATGCCACATTTAGGACAGGAAAAGTACATGTCAAATAAGAAACTGCTTTTCACGCAATAATAACAGAAGATGTGTTCACAGCCAATGGTGTGAGGCATGCTGGGCCACTCTCCACACAGAGCACATTCTTTGCCACTGGTGGCCCGTGCACTGTCACTATTAGGCACACCAGTGAGAGGGATGCACCATGAAGACAGCTTAGCTTTCAACTTCTGGACATTGATGAGTGGTAAGAGAAAAATCAGAAACTCTGCAAAACCATGCCAGAGAAGTTCCCTATTCATGTACTCAAATCCAACTTCACGTGTGTTTTGTGGCTTGCAAAATACAGACTGAATGCCCAGGAGGCGTTCTGTCAATGTTGCGAACTTTCCTTTTTGCAGGAAAATCAAGAAGTTCACTAACTCACCTAATTTTAAAAGCCCAACAACCAAATTCATGCACTGCTTAACTTTTCCAAAAGATGCTAAGTGACGGTTTCGAAACAAATCATAGCACCGCTCTTCTAACCACCTCCCGCCAATGGTAGCGacagcatgccagagcttctgaGTTTTACTTGGTGGCTGGTACTTTAGGTTTGCAGAAAAATTGCTTTTGTACTGAATATTCAAAACTGTCTGCCCCACGGTGGCATTTTTGGAGTAAATGGTGAATCTCCACAGCAAAAGCCACAACAATGCTTTCATTTCTGGTTCCAAGCGAGCCAAGAGCCCCGGCTTAAATCCATGAAAGCACTGCGTAAATTGTGACCACACTAGCTGCTCCAGAGCCTTGTTCAGTTCCAGCGCATCCAGCTGACTTATTCTGAGCACTCTGCTTGTACTCATCATACTTTCTTCTCGGCCAGCCATGTTGTCTCTGACGATCCCTGGCAAAAAATACAATTAAGGAACATCATCAACCAGCGGCAATCTTGTCCTAACTCCTCAATTCCCACATGAAACACAGATCCACTAATTATACAGGAAACCTGCAGATAAGTCTGTTAGTAGTGTAAAAATAGTTCTGAATAAcctgtctcttcttttcttccttccttcctttacctTCAACTACACCcctttggtttttgcttttttcacttcCTGGCAAAAGACTAACAggagatgcagaaaaagaaacagagtgagacagagagagagaatagggtatgcctattttctggaaaaaataCTTCTACATTATTCTCTTAGTCAGATTtctgatagatagataaaaatccTAAAACTACTAATAAAGCTGAATAATGCATTAAATGgagaaatatatgaacacaataaaaataattaactatACAAAACATGCCAGAGATGTTCAACCAAGATCTCAGTGTAATTTCCTATACTTCCATTGACTTTAAAGGGGCATTTTTCAACCAGGCACTTAATCTTTctcaattacattttatttttgtaaagaaagttagaaagaaaggtaaatgaataatatgtgtttattattacactgcttacagaaaacaaacagtGCTGAACCTTATCATGAAGCAAAAAGAATATAGAAATATCGTTATTGAAATACTACAAATGTACACATGTCATGCAAtacatcaagaaagaaaaaatattatgcaAAGATGTATACTATGATAATTTCATAAAgacaccatggaaacaaatttgtGCTAGCggataaataacttttaaatgaaATATCAGGAGTTGACAtaaatattagccaggcatgacTTACTTAAAACACATTGAGTTTGTGCCGGAAACACCCAGTCACTGTTCTTGGTGAATATCCTTACTCACTTGTATGTGACACCATATTATTAATTGGCAAGCCTCAACTATGACCAAAAATCATGTTCAGTTTCTCAACTGGTTCCTTTGTATGATCTTATTATATGTTCAACCTAAAAACATGTAACTTGGAGAAGCTGATAGCAAAATGGTGTTTGCTAGGCACTGGAAAAAtgagattttgaaaaaaataaaaaataaaacaataaaatataagagGAGATTTTGGTCAGAAGTATGAAATTTCAGTTTTAAGATGAATACATTCCGGTGAACTAATGTACAATATGGCAACTCTACTTAATAATTCAGTATTGCTTGTTTTAAATATGCTGAAAGAGGAGATCTGTACCTTCACCCCACCCCACACAGACAAGTTAGAtgtgaaatatacatatatgatatcaTCATGCTGATTATATAAATATGtacttttatatattatatataattatatatcaataaatctggaaagaaaagtaaaacaagcTTTCAACACATGGAATGTGAGAAAATGTTCTCAAAGCCTTCAAAAGGTCCACAACAGTAATACACAACCCAGGTTATAGTGGAAGCTCACTGCCACGAGAGGGCTCCACGTAATCCGGGAGTAGTCATTTCACATAATCCTCTGCCTTGATTTTCTCACTTGTCAAACAAAAGGCTAGAGACAAATATAACCTTTAATTCCTTTCAACTTCTATTAtttaactgatttttattttttgaaatttttatttcatttcatttatttaactagatacagagagatggagaaaaagagaatgggaccaccagggcctctagccactgcaaacgaactccaaatgcaggtgccaccacatgcatctggcttacatggaacgtGGAGACTTggacctgagttcttaggctttgcaggcaagtgccttaactgctaagccatctctctagccctataatttgatttttttttttttttactaaaaacaaaacaaaacaaaaagttagacAGTGAAAGAGCTGAAAAGCAGTTCCTTAAACCAAGTTGTACTTCTTGAAATCAGGACTATCTTTGACAACTAAAGACATTTTCAAGAAGCAAATTTGAATACAGCCCTTTTACCCTAGATTGTGTCAGTGATAGAATACTTTATGTTTAACAAGATGAAGTATAGGAAACAGAAATGCCCACTGAATAATACAGGTGATTTGGAGCTGTGTTCCATTAAACCACACATATTAAGTCTGAACCTTACACACAAATACAATCCACTTCTGAGAAGAGTCCACCTTTACCCCTTCCTGTGGTTCTCTCAACCCTTGACAGCAATGGAGATTTCTATAGCAAGTTCTTCTGGGAAGACCTTTCCTCATACTTGCCAGTAGCTATAGCCAAGAAAAAAAGGTATTAGAAAGAGAGTTGTACTTCCTCATTTTAGTAATCCAACCCAGTGACAAGGACTGCCTGTTCACTgtccaaagtatttttttaaaatccattcaTTACTCTATTCACAGCACCACCTCTGCTCTTGATCCTTTTGTATGGAATGAATGTACTAGCTCAGTGTCACTTCCCTTGTCCAAATCTGGCTTTGCTGCCCGTTTCAATTATTCCTTTAGCATTCCATCTTCCTTTCTTGTCTTCTATGTCTAGAAATAATGTATTCTCACAGTTGAATTGTAGCACCTATCACACAGAAGAGTGCATTCTGCATGTGCTTGATGAATGAATCGGATAAAAAGACTGGGGTTAAAAACATAAATTCTACCCATCAACCTTTAAAACTATTTCTAATTACCATGTATTTAATTCAACACCTTTGTGTTACATCTGCTATTTTCTAGCTAATATACTGAGGACAGTGCTATAACAGTACCACAGTCTAAAGGGACCCTATGATCTACTAGGGTGGAAGGAGAAGGCAGTCAGGGTATGCCATTGGAAACCAAcagacaaatacagaaaaatggaATAAGTGATTTGCAAGGGGAAATTCAGGGTACTATGTTTACCACACATGAGAGAAGGCAAGGGGATTTCCTGATGAGGCAGTATGAAAGCA contains:
- the Pex2 gene encoding peroxisome biogenesis factor 2; the encoded protein is MAGREESMMSTSRVLRISQLDALELNKALEQLVWSQFTQCFHGFKPGLLARLEPEMKALLWLLLWRFTIYSKNATVGQTVLNIQYKSNFSANLKYQPPSKTQKLWHAVATIGGRWLEERCYDLFRNRHLASFGKVKQCMNLVVGLLKLGELVNFLIFLQKGKFATLTERLLGIQSVFCKPQNTREVGFEYMNRELLWHGFAEFLIFLLPLINVQKLKAKLSSWCIPLTGVPNSDSARATSGKECALCGEWPSMPHTIGCEHIFCYYCVKSSFLFDMYFSCPKCGIEVHSVQPLKSGIEMSEVNAL